A region from the Dehalococcoides mccartyi CG5 genome encodes:
- the surE gene encoding 5'/3'-nucleotidase SurE — translation MRILVSNDDGIYSPGLWALVKRLKEVGEVIVVAPDREQSATGTQVTLRQPLRVQKTHPLIPGIEAYAVEGSPCDCVILGLAKLITEPVDLVVSGINHGLNLGDDVLISGTVGAALQGYLRNIPSIAISIPVTMEEPENLDSAACITAEVARRIQNGDITKNSFLNINIPDLPLSQIEELRVTPLAHKTHIETVEEGHDGRKRYFWLRRRQLSSADNKKTDIWAIENGYITISALHERLFQQPVFTLKDAETAGILAAARSCQDKI, via the coding sequence ATGAGAATACTGGTAAGCAATGACGATGGTATTTATTCACCCGGCCTGTGGGCATTGGTGAAAAGGCTTAAAGAAGTTGGCGAAGTGATAGTGGTGGCGCCTGACCGTGAGCAAAGTGCCACCGGTACTCAGGTGACCCTGCGCCAGCCGCTCAGGGTGCAGAAGACTCACCCGCTTATTCCGGGGATTGAGGCTTATGCGGTAGAAGGCAGCCCCTGTGACTGTGTAATACTGGGTTTAGCCAAGCTAATAACCGAACCGGTAGATCTAGTGGTTTCGGGTATCAATCACGGTCTGAACTTGGGGGATGATGTGCTTATCTCGGGTACAGTGGGTGCCGCTCTTCAGGGTTATTTGCGTAACATACCTTCAATAGCCATCTCCATACCCGTTACCATGGAAGAACCGGAAAATCTGGATAGTGCCGCCTGTATTACAGCGGAGGTAGCACGCCGGATACAAAACGGAGATATTACAAAGAATTCTTTTCTAAATATAAATATACCTGACCTGCCGCTTTCCCAAATTGAAGAACTTAGGGTTACCCCGCTGGCACATAAAACCCATATAGAAACGGTTGAAGAGGGACATGATGGCAGGAAACGGTATTTTTGGCTTAGACGCCGCCAGTTAAGTTCGGCGGATAATAAAAAAACCGATATCTGGGCTATAGAAAATGGGTATATCACTATAAGCGCTCTCCATGAAAGGCTTTTCCAACAACCCGTGTTTACTCTTAAAGATGCTGAAACTGCCGGGATATTGGCAGCTGCCAGATCCTGCCAGGATAAAATCTAG
- a CDS encoding OB-fold protein: MNKISNGKFLRSLALSSPVLIIAAVSIVFSISTAFEGKVASSPTGNTDDNTQVTAPIDDTSTDGSVDLTITAETLYSHYVNAGETNPDQYYKNKNIKVTGSVAAVAYGKAPNSCWVTLKTDQGNGANIVCYFGTNVIKGSFTVEIGSHIEITGICMGLTDGRIIFINSLTDDILLEPYDQNIEA, encoded by the coding sequence ATGAATAAAATTTCGAACGGCAAATTTTTGAGAAGTCTGGCGCTCTCTTCACCGGTACTTATTATTGCAGCAGTAAGCATAGTTTTCTCAATATCTACAGCTTTTGAAGGTAAGGTAGCCAGTTCTCCGACCGGAAATACCGATGACAACACACAGGTCACCGCACCTATTGATGATACGTCGACTGACGGTTCAGTTGACCTGACTATAACAGCTGAAACTTTGTATTCGCATTATGTAAACGCCGGTGAAACCAATCCGGACCAATATTATAAAAATAAAAATATAAAGGTTACGGGTTCAGTGGCCGCTGTGGCATACGGCAAGGCTCCCAATAGTTGCTGGGTTACACTTAAAACTGATCAGGGTAACGGTGCCAATATAGTTTGTTATTTTGGCACCAATGTTATTAAAGGAAGTTTTACTGTAGAAATCGGCAGTCATATTGAGATTACAGGTATTTGCATGGGACTGACAGATGGGCGGATAATCTTCATAAATTCGCTTACCGACGATATACTGCTTGAGCCATATGACCAGAATATTGAAGCTTAG
- a CDS encoding Rossmann-like and DUF2520 domain-containing protein, which yields MQSIGFIGAGTVGSALALGLSEKGYPISGIASRTRLSAEKLCRKIPSAKFCNSPQAVVDTADIVFITTPDDTIAEICRSLHWHSNQYVIHCSGAYSLELLQTAQGFGAYTGVLHPLQSFSLQADPVKNLEGITYALEGDDQTLPLLKDMVKVLGGEWIVLKPSDKVAYHVAAVLASNYLVTLIKMATGLWQSFGIPEDKAVKALMPLVRGTLSNIEKAGATNALSGPIARGDCGTVSKHLAALENIAPELIPAYKELGRQTVKIALEKEKPNITGIEKLSRILAN from the coding sequence GTGCAGAGTATAGGGTTTATAGGGGCTGGTACAGTGGGTAGTGCTTTGGCGCTGGGTTTGTCTGAAAAAGGTTACCCGATTTCAGGCATTGCCAGCCGAACAAGGTTGTCTGCGGAAAAACTTTGCCGGAAAATCCCTTCTGCCAAATTTTGTAATAGTCCCCAGGCAGTGGTTGATACTGCCGATATTGTATTCATTACTACTCCAGATGATACTATCGCCGAAATATGTCGAAGTCTTCACTGGCATTCTAACCAATACGTTATTCACTGTTCCGGGGCTTATTCACTGGAACTGTTGCAGACCGCCCAAGGGTTTGGGGCGTATACAGGGGTACTGCATCCCCTCCAGAGTTTCAGTTTACAGGCAGACCCGGTAAAAAATCTTGAGGGTATTACTTATGCGCTGGAGGGTGATGACCAGACTCTGCCTTTGCTTAAGGATATGGTCAAGGTGCTTGGCGGGGAGTGGATAGTGCTGAAACCATCGGATAAGGTAGCTTACCATGTGGCGGCAGTTTTGGCTTCCAATTATCTGGTTACCCTTATTAAAATGGCTACCGGGCTTTGGCAGAGTTTTGGTATCCCCGAAGATAAAGCCGTAAAAGCCCTTATGCCGCTGGTGCGCGGTACCCTTTCAAATATAGAAAAAGCAGGTGCAACCAATGCTTTGTCAGGGCCTATTGCCAGAGGGGATTGCGGGACGGTTTCAAAACATCTGGCAGCACTTGAAAATATTGCCCCCGAACTGATACCTGCCTATAAAGAATTAGGTAGGCAAACCGTCAAAATCGCACTTGAAAAAGAAAAACCCAATATCACCGGTATAGAAAAGTTATCTCGGATACTGGCAAATTAA
- the panD gene encoding aspartate 1-decarboxylase: protein MLKSKIHRATITDACIDYEGSITIDKNLMQAANLLPYEQVHVVNVNNGTRLETYVIEGSAGSGQICLNGAAARMGMKGDKIIILGYSLITEEDTLIHQPNLVYVDALNRITKVKNGVANQGLEV, encoded by the coding sequence ATGCTGAAAAGCAAAATCCACCGGGCTACCATCACGGATGCCTGCATAGACTATGAAGGCAGTATTACCATTGATAAAAACCTTATGCAGGCAGCCAACTTGCTGCCTTACGAACAGGTACATGTGGTAAATGTAAATAACGGGACACGGTTGGAAACCTATGTTATAGAGGGTTCAGCCGGCAGTGGCCAGATATGCCTAAACGGGGCGGCCGCCCGCATGGGCATGAAGGGTGACAAGATAATCATACTGGGCTATAGCCTGATAACCGAAGAAGATACTCTTATTCACCAGCCAAATCTGGTGTATGTAGATGCGCTTAACCGTATAACCAAAGTAAAAAACGGGGTTGCCAATCAGGGTTTAGAGGTATAA
- the panB gene encoding 3-methyl-2-oxobutanoate hydroxymethyltransferase — translation MRTTISQLKEMKQNKQKIAILTAYDYPTAQILDKAGIPAILVGDSLGMVVLGYDSTVSVTMEDMLHHLKAVVRGSQKALIIADMPFMTYHLSPEQALLNAGRFIQEGGAQAVKLEGGVNVADKVKRIVDCGIPVMGHIGLTPQSVNQLSGFKVQGKTLATALSLIEDAKALEKAGAFAIVLETMPAELAAIITAGISIPTIGIGAGEECDGQVQVISDMLGMFTDFVPKHTKRYADLNGSITKAVSEYAAEVTKGAFPTLKESFTLDKKVLEELKKCVL, via the coding sequence ATGCGTACCACTATCAGCCAACTTAAAGAAATGAAACAAAACAAACAGAAGATAGCCATTTTGACTGCTTATGACTATCCCACTGCCCAAATACTGGATAAAGCCGGTATCCCGGCCATACTGGTAGGAGACAGTCTGGGTATGGTAGTGCTGGGGTATGATTCTACCGTAAGCGTTACTATGGAAGATATGCTGCACCATCTGAAAGCCGTAGTCAGGGGCAGTCAAAAAGCCCTGATTATAGCAGATATGCCATTTATGACCTACCATCTGAGTCCGGAACAGGCGCTGTTAAATGCCGGTCGTTTTATTCAGGAGGGCGGTGCTCAGGCAGTCAAGCTGGAGGGTGGAGTAAATGTGGCTGACAAGGTTAAAAGAATAGTAGACTGCGGTATACCTGTTATGGGGCATATCGGACTTACCCCCCAATCTGTAAACCAGTTAAGCGGATTTAAGGTGCAGGGGAAAACTCTGGCAACTGCCCTATCCCTTATAGAAGATGCCAAGGCTCTGGAAAAAGCCGGGGCCTTTGCAATAGTGCTGGAGACTATGCCGGCTGAACTGGCGGCTATTATTACAGCCGGTATTTCCATACCTACCATAGGTATAGGTGCCGGAGAAGAATGTGACGGGCAGGTACAGGTGATATCAGATATGCTGGGTATGTTTACTGATTTTGTACCCAAGCACACCAAACGGTATGCTGATTTAAATGGCAGTATTACAAAAGCTGTATCTGAATATGCCGCTGAAGTCACTAAAGGTGCGTTTCCCACTTTAAAGGAGAGCTTCACCCTTGATAAAAAGGTACTGGAGGAACTGAAAAAGTGCGTATTATAA
- the panC gene encoding pantoate--beta-alanine ligase: MRIIRTVDEMKKLHREICGPVGLVPTMGYLHEGHLSLVRASKKQDINTVASIFVNPTQFGPHEDFKKYPRDEKRDMAMLENAGVDYVFAPSVEDMYPAGFDSWVEPGILQQCLEGAVRPGHFRGVCTVVAKLFTIIRPDRAYFGQKDYQQYLIIKRMASDLNLDVSVEMLPIIRENDGLALSSRNTYLSPAERQAALVLYRSLLTARSLFDEKEHRAEVIRKKMTDVIQHESMAEIDYVSLSHQDTLCESDEVSAKTIALVAARFGKTRLIDNMFLA, from the coding sequence GTGCGTATTATAAGAACAGTAGACGAGATGAAAAAACTGCACCGTGAGATTTGCGGGCCGGTTGGTTTGGTGCCTACCATGGGCTATCTTCACGAGGGGCATTTATCGTTGGTTAGAGCTTCTAAAAAACAGGATATAAATACTGTTGCCAGTATCTTTGTTAATCCTACCCAGTTTGGTCCGCATGAGGATTTCAAGAAGTACCCCCGTGATGAAAAACGGGATATGGCCATGCTGGAAAATGCCGGAGTGGATTACGTCTTTGCGCCATCTGTTGAAGATATGTATCCGGCAGGGTTTGATTCTTGGGTAGAGCCCGGTATTTTACAGCAATGTTTGGAAGGTGCAGTCCGTCCGGGACATTTCCGCGGGGTGTGCACCGTAGTGGCCAAGCTTTTTACTATAATTCGCCCCGACAGGGCATATTTCGGCCAGAAAGATTATCAGCAGTATTTGATAATAAAGAGAATGGCTTCAGACCTTAATCTGGATGTATCGGTGGAAATGCTACCTATTATACGTGAAAATGACGGGTTAGCCTTAAGCAGCCGTAACACCTATCTCTCTCCGGCTGAACGGCAAGCTGCTCTGGTTCTTTACCGTTCCCTGCTTACGGCACGAAGTTTATTTGATGAAAAAGAACACCGGGCAGAGGTTATCCGCAAGAAAATGACTGATGTAATTCAGCATGAATCTATGGCAGAAATAGATTATGTTAGCTTGTCACACCAGGATACCCTCTGTGAATCGGATGAAGTATCTGCCAAGACTATTGCTTTAGTAGCCGCCAGATTTGGCAAAACCCGCCTGATAGATAATATGTTTTTAGCCTAA
- a CDS encoding MFS transporter, with product MEQEIKPAASEKRILGFAPNVFFLGLVSFLTDISSEIIFTLVPLFLANVLGATTTVIGFVGGLSDSTEAVFKIFSGYLSDKINRCKSLALFGYGFSALAKPFMLLANNWGIVTGVRFADRVGKGVRSSPRDALIANSVEPHERGRSFGLHKAMDSLGATLGLGIAAAVIYFTQSGSLTLELETYKTLVWWGIIPAFLAVLVLAVFVKEKHHPQTTSLKGEKVRFNFRNLFLGMDSRFKLFLLVMFLFTLGNSSDYFVILRAQDMGVSVLAISLMLVVFNITYTLVSLPAGMLSDKIGRRKVIAIGWLFYALVYLGFAVTQNQIGIWILFGCYGLYYGIVDGVAKAFVADMIPSDKRGTAYGLYQGVVGLTLLPASLIAGILWDRVGSAAPFYFGAVLALLAVIGLLVFIKEPPKKTPTVS from the coding sequence ATGGAGCAAGAAATAAAACCTGCGGCTTCTGAAAAGAGAATTTTGGGTTTTGCACCCAATGTATTTTTTTTGGGGCTGGTAAGTTTCCTAACAGATATCTCCAGTGAGATTATTTTTACCCTTGTTCCTCTTTTTCTGGCCAATGTACTGGGAGCAACTACCACTGTAATCGGCTTTGTGGGCGGGCTTTCAGATTCTACTGAAGCTGTTTTTAAAATTTTCAGCGGCTACCTGAGTGATAAGATTAACCGATGTAAAAGTCTGGCATTATTCGGTTACGGGTTTTCCGCCCTTGCCAAGCCATTTATGCTTTTGGCAAACAACTGGGGGATAGTAACCGGTGTCCGCTTCGCAGATAGGGTGGGCAAGGGGGTAAGGTCTTCACCAAGAGACGCCTTGATTGCCAATTCGGTAGAACCTCATGAAAGAGGCCGCAGTTTCGGTTTACATAAAGCCATGGATAGTCTGGGTGCAACTCTGGGTTTGGGTATTGCGGCAGCGGTTATATATTTTACCCAAAGCGGCAGCCTGACACTCGAACTGGAAACGTATAAAACTTTGGTATGGTGGGGGATAATTCCGGCTTTTCTGGCAGTGTTGGTACTAGCCGTATTTGTAAAAGAAAAACACCATCCGCAAACCACCTCACTCAAAGGTGAAAAGGTTCGCTTCAATTTTCGTAATCTGTTTTTGGGCATGGACAGCCGGTTTAAGCTATTTCTGTTAGTCATGTTTTTGTTTACCTTGGGCAATTCCAGCGATTATTTCGTAATTCTGCGCGCCCAGGATATGGGTGTTTCAGTATTGGCAATAAGCCTAATGCTGGTCGTATTTAACATAACTTACACACTGGTCTCACTTCCCGCCGGGATGCTTTCAGACAAAATAGGGCGGAGGAAAGTGATAGCCATAGGTTGGCTGTTTTATGCACTTGTGTATCTGGGTTTTGCCGTTACCCAAAACCAGATTGGCATCTGGATACTGTTTGGTTGTTACGGGCTTTACTACGGGATTGTGGATGGGGTGGCAAAGGCTTTTGTGGCAGATATGATACCATCTGATAAACGGGGGACTGCCTATGGTTTGTATCAGGGTGTAGTCGGGCTGACTCTGCTTCCCGCCAGCCTTATAGCGGGTATTCTGTGGGACAGGGTGGGTTCGGCAGCACCTTTTTACTTCGGGGCAGTACTGGCGTTACTTGCAGTGATAGGTTTGTTGGTATTCATTAAAGAACCGCCCAAGAAAACACCCACTGTAAGTTAG
- a CDS encoding PadR family transcriptional regulator: MVDREFFLGFIRIHILYHAQNEPIFGAEIARELGRHCYTITAGTLYPLLHRLQAEGYLESFPRVEQGKQRKYYRTTLKGSEMLNECRKQIRELVDEVLE, from the coding sequence ATGGTTGACCGTGAATTTTTTCTGGGTTTTATACGTATACACATATTATACCACGCCCAAAATGAGCCCATATTCGGAGCAGAAATAGCCCGTGAACTTGGCAGACACTGTTACACCATCACTGCCGGTACCCTTTACCCGCTTCTACATAGATTGCAGGCTGAGGGCTATCTGGAAAGTTTCCCCAGAGTAGAGCAGGGCAAGCAGAGAAAGTATTACCGGACCACCCTCAAAGGCTCTGAGATGCTTAACGAGTGCCGCAAACAGATAAGAGAGCTGGTAGACGAGGTGCTGGAATAA
- a CDS encoding helix-turn-helix domain-containing protein → MVENFGEYLRTLRVEKRLSLREVEQQSGVSNSYLGLIERGQRPIPGADILKKLAPVYDVPVRDLLKAAGYLKDEDISISENDEIEMAFNYVMNDPRYKSGTRIKGGLTTDVKRFIVEMYEKATGKKLLPGG, encoded by the coding sequence ATGGTGGAGAACTTCGGTGAATATCTCCGTACCCTGAGGGTTGAGAAAAGGCTATCACTGCGGGAAGTTGAGCAGCAGTCCGGTGTCTCGAACTCATATCTGGGACTCATCGAGCGCGGTCAACGTCCTATACCGGGCGCAGATATACTGAAGAAGCTCGCTCCTGTCTATGATGTGCCGGTAAGGGATCTACTCAAGGCTGCCGGGTACCTGAAAGATGAAGACATCTCTATTAGCGAGAATGATGAAATTGAGATGGCCTTCAACTACGTTATGAATGATCCCAGGTATAAATCCGGTACCCGTATCAAGGGGGGGCTTACTACCGATGTCAAGCGTTTCATCGTAGAGATGTACGAAAAAGCGACCGGTAAGAAGCTATTGCCTGGAGGATAG
- a CDS encoding helix-turn-helix transcriptional regulator, translating into MVKVKLNRVAFEVALSRKNLSQRDLAEKIGFSRSHLSHIINGRREPSPVLRRLILEHLPEYTFDDLFIIEENGSNVRTED; encoded by the coding sequence ATGGTTAAGGTAAAGTTGAATCGGGTTGCTTTTGAAGTCGCTTTGTCGAGAAAAAACCTCTCCCAGCGTGACCTTGCCGAGAAGATTGGATTTTCCCGCAGTCACTTGTCGCACATCATTAACGGGAGAAGAGAACCCTCACCGGTACTAAGGCGTCTCATCCTGGAGCATCTGCCCGAATACACTTTCGATGACCTATTCATCATTGAGGAGAACGGTAGCAATGTCCGAACGGAAGATTAG
- a CDS encoding DUF3854 domain-containing protein, translating to MTELVFSEAVPQLLAEHLTHLSEGSGISLDVIKERGYRSILGKNELAKAGFISSQQRTAGILIPLWGVDGGQVGCQYRPDNPRSDSRQRPVKYESPVGSSNHLDCPPRCKQMLGDPKTPLWITEGSKKADALATHGACVISLTGVWGFKGKNEFGAITILSDWDRIAIKDRLVYLAFDSDIVSKEMVRKALEHLGEHLNRKGATILVVYLPQEGNQKVGIDDYLLKHTLEEARKLATDFKIDDTASRERFVPGFVLHDGTVGEMVVSNEDERAFIIVVNGSVRKVFRYETPKAIYLPTDDPLVTEVVHFATTATPYDSQARLFEEIRSFVHKYLELPADFEEISSLYVLLTWVYEFAPSIPYLRVIGDWGTGKTRFLQVVGSICFRPTFASGATTPAPIFRILEQFRGTLVLDEADFKDSSSWMEMVKLLNNGYRPGMPVLRADKENGKWFPRAYQVFGPKLIATRFPFKDEALESRCLTSEMMSLTRDDIPRVLPPSFDKEIDDLRAKLLTFRLANLIKLKGKTFGNDLLEPNLQPRLQEILIPLKAMLNGDRSMVEAITGFVHRLQDSLFIRRRESAPGRVLAALMELHEEGKELTSENVARKANETDDEVEQLSAEKVGRMTKRLGFAKERTGKSRQRLICWDESRVTKLIGSYGLQMALPLSQEKPSEPSLLSALATKQADSSKEGSVYRPPYCPPKTEADSSVGADSRTERTVTDDKLTKEASGGE from the coding sequence ATGACTGAACTTGTTTTTTCAGAAGCTGTCCCGCAACTCCTGGCTGAGCATCTTACTCATCTAAGTGAAGGAAGCGGTATCAGTCTCGATGTTATCAAAGAAAGAGGATACCGGAGCATACTCGGTAAAAACGAGCTTGCCAAAGCGGGGTTTATCTCGTCTCAGCAGAGAACTGCCGGTATCCTCATTCCCCTGTGGGGAGTTGATGGAGGGCAAGTAGGCTGCCAGTATCGCCCGGATAACCCCCGTTCGGACTCAAGGCAGCGACCGGTGAAATACGAGTCTCCGGTAGGTTCCTCCAATCACCTGGATTGTCCACCTCGCTGCAAACAGATGCTCGGCGACCCAAAGACGCCATTATGGATAACTGAAGGCTCCAAGAAAGCTGACGCCCTGGCTACACATGGAGCCTGCGTAATTTCGCTCACCGGTGTCTGGGGCTTCAAGGGCAAGAATGAGTTCGGTGCTATTACTATACTTTCGGACTGGGACCGCATTGCCATCAAAGACAGGCTAGTCTATCTCGCTTTCGACTCTGACATTGTTTCCAAGGAGATGGTACGAAAAGCCCTCGAACACCTGGGCGAACATCTCAACCGCAAAGGCGCCACTATCCTGGTCGTTTATCTTCCTCAAGAAGGTAACCAGAAAGTCGGCATCGATGACTATTTGCTTAAACATACACTGGAAGAAGCCCGGAAACTGGCGACTGATTTCAAGATTGATGATACCGCGAGCAGAGAGCGATTTGTCCCGGGCTTTGTCCTGCATGACGGCACCGTAGGTGAGATGGTAGTCAGCAATGAGGATGAGCGTGCCTTTATCATCGTGGTCAACGGCTCGGTGCGCAAGGTCTTTCGTTACGAGACACCCAAGGCTATATATCTTCCCACCGACGATCCCCTGGTAACCGAGGTGGTCCACTTCGCCACGACAGCCACCCCTTATGATTCACAAGCGCGTTTGTTTGAAGAGATACGGAGTTTTGTTCACAAGTATCTCGAACTGCCGGCTGACTTCGAGGAAATCTCTTCTCTCTACGTGCTTCTTACCTGGGTTTATGAATTTGCTCCCTCTATACCTTACCTCCGGGTAATAGGCGATTGGGGTACCGGTAAGACACGGTTTCTACAGGTGGTAGGCAGCATCTGCTTTCGACCGACATTTGCTTCTGGAGCGACCACGCCGGCGCCGATATTCCGAATATTAGAGCAGTTCCGAGGGACACTGGTTTTAGATGAGGCGGACTTCAAAGACTCGTCGTCCTGGATGGAAATGGTCAAACTCTTAAACAATGGCTACCGCCCCGGTATGCCGGTGCTCCGGGCAGATAAAGAAAATGGCAAATGGTTCCCGCGGGCATACCAGGTATTTGGCCCGAAACTTATCGCCACCCGTTTCCCTTTCAAAGACGAGGCGTTGGAAAGCAGATGTTTGACTTCGGAGATGATGTCGCTGACGCGGGATGATATTCCCAGAGTATTACCACCCTCTTTTGATAAAGAGATAGATGACCTGCGAGCGAAACTATTGACCTTCCGGCTGGCAAACCTGATTAAGCTAAAGGGTAAAACCTTCGGCAATGACCTGCTGGAACCCAATCTCCAACCCCGGTTACAGGAGATACTCATACCGCTCAAAGCGATGCTTAATGGCGACCGCTCCATGGTCGAAGCAATCACCGGCTTCGTTCACCGTCTCCAGGATAGTCTCTTTATAAGAAGAAGGGAGAGCGCCCCGGGTAGAGTATTGGCGGCGCTGATGGAGCTTCATGAAGAAGGCAAAGAGCTGACATCTGAAAACGTGGCCAGGAAAGCCAATGAAACGGACGATGAAGTTGAGCAGCTCAGTGCTGAAAAAGTTGGCAGAATGACGAAGCGATTGGGCTTTGCCAAAGAGCGGACCGGAAAGTCACGGCAGCGCCTTATCTGCTGGGATGAGTCAAGAGTTACCAAACTAATAGGGTCCTACGGGTTGCAGATGGCTCTTCCATTATCCCAGGAAAAACCGTCCGAACCGTCCTTACTGTCCGCATTAGCTACAAAACAGGCGGACAGTAGTAAAGAGGGCTCCGTATACCGTCCGCCATACTGTCCGCCAAAAACTGAAGCTGACTCAAGCGTGGGGGCGGACAGTAGAACAGAGCGGACAGTAACTGACGATAAATTAACAAAGGAGGCAAGTGGCGGTGAGTAA
- a CDS encoding J domain-containing protein translates to MEDQVKKAQKRMTEATAEMMSGWLSQMLQGMCNDPVLGELWSAMKMESQSTHHAGIDSYQVLGLDKAVADDQVKKRYRELVVRLHPDTAGVKGTEFLFQLVTAAYQQISKERGWR, encoded by the coding sequence GTGGAAGATCAAGTAAAGAAAGCACAAAAGAGGATGACAGAAGCAACAGCAGAAATGATGTCAGGGTGGTTAAGCCAAATGTTGCAAGGTATGTGTAACGACCCGGTATTGGGAGAGCTTTGGTCGGCCATGAAGATGGAAAGTCAATCTACCCATCATGCCGGCATTGATTCCTACCAGGTACTCGGATTAGACAAAGCTGTTGCCGATGATCAGGTTAAGAAACGGTACCGGGAGCTAGTAGTTAGGCTGCATCCCGATACTGCTGGAGTAAAGGGAACCGAGTTTCTCTTCCAGCTCGTAACGGCAGCTTATCAGCAAATCTCAAAAGAAAGGGGGTGGCGATGA
- a CDS encoding ATP-binding protein: protein MMKDGDMELITEIAKFEASVDMEKEYRIGWSWRHVRIWPATLSRLFKDGYLDNVFRSNSFTGYKLTEKAKAILLANQQEASTESHSESPLNPGDDLFTDIIGHEDVKVLLKAILLSEKPVHVMLTGPPALAKTLFLWDIEQTFGEQAIWLVGSATSKAGLWDLVAEREPKILLIDEMDKMNAVDMAALLTMMEGGRLVRAKRGRELDINNPLKVIAASNRLEKLSPELRSRFAIRKLNPYSRSEFLTVVKGVLVRKEGLSNDLAEEIARKLDGRSQDVRDATRIARLAPQVGVDKAISLLLGGETGTSSD from the coding sequence ATGATGAAAGACGGCGATATGGAGCTAATTACCGAGATCGCAAAGTTTGAGGCATCGGTGGATATGGAGAAAGAGTACCGGATCGGCTGGTCGTGGCGCCACGTTCGTATCTGGCCAGCGACACTGAGCAGGTTATTCAAAGATGGTTATCTGGATAATGTCTTTCGCTCTAACTCCTTTACCGGCTACAAGCTTACTGAGAAAGCAAAGGCCATTCTTCTAGCGAACCAACAAGAAGCTTCTACTGAATCTCATTCAGAATCACCGTTAAATCCCGGTGATGACCTCTTTACGGACATTATAGGGCATGAAGACGTCAAGGTTTTGCTTAAAGCAATTCTTCTGTCAGAAAAGCCGGTGCACGTCATGTTAACCGGACCGCCTGCCCTAGCCAAGACATTGTTCCTCTGGGACATCGAGCAAACCTTTGGCGAACAAGCAATCTGGCTGGTCGGCTCGGCTACTTCCAAGGCAGGACTTTGGGATCTGGTAGCCGAGAGAGAACCGAAGATACTACTGATTGACGAGATGGACAAGATGAATGCCGTCGATATGGCAGCTCTGCTCACCATGATGGAAGGCGGCAGACTGGTCAGGGCCAAGCGAGGTCGAGAGCTCGACATCAATAATCCCCTCAAGGTCATTGCTGCCAGCAACCGGCTGGAGAAGCTATCCCCTGAACTGCGGTCCCGTTTTGCTATCCGCAAGCTTAATCCCTACAGCCGCAGCGAATTCTTGACCGTGGTGAAAGGTGTATTGGTACGTAAAGAAGGCTTGTCCAACGACCTAGCAGAAGAGATTGCCAGGAAACTCGACGGTCGGAGTCAGGATGTCCGGGACGCTACCCGCATAGCCCGGTTGGCACCGCAGGTCGGTGTGGATAAAGCAATCAGCCTCTTACTGGGAGGTGAAACAGGTACAAGTTCAGACTAG
- a CDS encoding AbrB/MazE/SpoVT family DNA-binding domain-containing protein, with the protein MPLMVERKLFKIGEGGFAVTLPKAWINYHRLKPGDTVEVVVDGDLIIRVKVKTEEKLI; encoded by the coding sequence ATGCCGCTCATGGTGGAAAGGAAGCTTTTCAAGATCGGCGAAGGTGGCTTTGCTGTCACCCTTCCGAAAGCTTGGATAAACTACCACCGACTTAAACCCGGCGATACGGTCGAGGTCGTAGTAGATGGCGACCTTATTATCCGGGTCAAGGTGAAGACGGAAGAGAAGCTTATATAA